Below is a window of Phoenix dactylifera cultivar Barhee BC4 chromosome 7, palm_55x_up_171113_PBpolish2nd_filt_p, whole genome shotgun sequence DNA.
TGAAAAGTGCAATGCTGCAACAGAGACATGTGAGGAGGCCAGAGAGCAGGCTGAGGCAGCCCTggcaaaggagaagaagattacAGCACTCTGGGAGCGGCGGGCCCGTCAACTGGGCTGGCAAGATGGATGACTTATAGTTTAGTAGGCTTTTCCCCTACTTGCTCTTTGTAGCCATAGCAGGTGTTTCTTCAATAGCGATGAACAACTGTAATGTCTATCTATATTTTTGATGATGGACAGCACTAAGAGTGTCTGTAGTATGTCCTCCTTTTGGCAAAATGTAGATGCATGCCTTGGGTTAGTCGATGTCAAATCTAATATGCTGTATATATTTGCTGCAACCAAATTCTGCAGCCCTGGCTTATTATATCTTGCTTGTCTCTGTTTCTGATTTAGTTGGTGCCAACTGATGTTTCTTTTGCCACTAATCTTAGCAGCTGGATGGCCTCTGTAAGGTCGAAATTGTTGATATCATTGTAtggtgaatgacaaatctaCCATTTTGCATAGCAGCTTGACCTTTTCATCATCTGATACAGCAATTGATTTTATTTCATCTGGAAGTTATGTTCCTCAACTAAATGTGCTCAAATACTTCTGCTAATATGTAAACAGTATGAACGAGTTATGTGGTGATAATGGAAATTAAGGGTTTTAACTAGGTAGACAAGAACATTGGAAGCAGCCTGTAGGAAGCTGTTGCCCTATTTATTAGTCACTAAACTATGAATATAAGCCACGGAGTGTTGCCCTATTTATTAGTCACTAAACTATGAATATAAGCCAAGGAGTGACATCACCGGTTATCTAAGTGGTGAGAAAGAACGGTAACGTTATATCAGCACTAGGATTAGAAATAACAGTAGAAGAGGTTATGATTATTAAATGGAGAATACATGgcaaagaaaaacaaacaccCAGAGGATAATAGAAGAATAAGAAAGAGGAGTTGACTGATCAAGAAAAACTCCCCTCTGACACCATAAAAATTTGTATCGAACATATGATTTGAATGATGTGCTTTATATACAAGTTGAGCCTCCAGATACAGTAGAATACAACAATAAAATTCCATAAGTATGAAAAAGATATTAGGGATcagatatagtataatacaatagcaAAATCCTATGATTTGATATAAATACTAATTTTGAATATAACAACCAAATCTCATGATTTTTGGAAATTGATATAAGCCGATATATCAAGATTGTGCATGCAATATATGGCAGTTGTGATATCATACCAAAATTGTGTATACAATATGTGGAAAATGGTGCATGATTCTAAGCTGTAACAGAAGTCATTGTACCAAGAGAGGTCTCCAAGCTCTGAGATCTTCAAATGAGTGGAAGCCTTCCCAGTGGTGGCTGGGCTTAAGGACAGTCTCCCGCAGCTGGGTACCAGGCCGACGGGGTCTCCTCCAGGCCCCTTTTTAAGGAGGAGAAAAGAGAGCTAGCTGACGGACCCTGGTGGAGTGGATGCGACCTGTAAAAGAACACCCAGTACATGAGCAAAGAGCACTTTTTGTCTACATTTGAGAGCTGGATAACTCTGGCCTCGTGGGGGTGAGCTCTTGGGTAAATTATTGTCGTCTTTGCGATGAGAACTCCCTCTGTATGGCCATTATTGCTTCAGAGGTCCTCTAGTTCTGGCCGTCTGAGGTCTGAAAGGAGAACGGCAGAGGCGAGGATGAGGGACGGAGATGGGGATGACCTAAAGTTCATTAAGCCCAAGAGAATTCTAGGGTGGCAGGGGCCCCGGCCTCCTAACTGAAGACAATCCACGTTGGGAGTAGGTTGGTGTGGCCGGCTTTGACACGTTAGGCATCAATATGAACGATACATCAAAGAGATCTataaatttttctttgttaataGGTTTCCTAATTTGCTTGGGgaacaaaatttaatttctcTAGCAAGGGACAACAGACCCGGACCTCTGGAGCCAAGGTTGAAACTGGATCGAGTCGGACCGGATTTACATACATCGAGGCCCGGTCCATTACCAATTTTCTAACTGTAGACTGCATGTAGACGTCAAAAATATTTCCAGGATTAGGCCCAAGTCTGGCCCAAGCTCGAACCGGGCTTTGGGGAGAGAGTGAGATTGGAGCGTGCGGGAGGCCGGAGACGGGGGCGGTAGTGGGTTTTGGGCGGGCCAGGCCAGGCTTGAGGACTCCGGGTGGCGGCCCAGGATAGGCCGGGTTTTTATGCAGGTTCCATAATACGAACCTGAGCCCAAACCATCTAGGGCCAGGCCTACAGCCCGACCTTAAGCCCTCCAGGCCTGATAGGCGTCGGCCCAACCCGGGCCTCTGCAGCCAACTAACCGAAAGTATGTACCACCCAACCCACAAGTTACTCTCTTAGAGCAATATATGAAGATGTTATGTCCACTATGATTGCACGCTTGGACCATGCCATGGAACATTGTAATTAAATGCTCTCAATGTTAGGTCCTGATTGATGCAAAATATTGTGCCCAATTGTAGCactcctttgttttttttctatgGTGGGCAATTGTAACACCTAAAGCATCCTTGGCTGTACAAAATTTGCGCTCGATGGCATGCATGCATGGTTCATAGTTCACCATGATAAAGAAGCTTAGGTATAATAGAAATCTCACCCATCCACACAACTAATGAAAATATGAAATCCTAATGGCACTGCAAAACCAACTCAACTATGATTAATTGGCAAGAGGCGACATTAGTCCATGTCCAATTTAAACAAATTCCTAATTAAAGTTGGGTTGTGCTCTTCTTAATAGAAAAGGTGTTTGACAACTTTTTGGTCTTAAAGCTTTGAAAGAAACATTCCTTCTTGAATTGACTCTAAAAACGTGATGTCTGGTTACTTCTACTTAGGAAAGATCATTTTaacaatatttaattatttttactctttttttttttgttataatgGATAACTCATACATTTCTAGTGTGAATATATCCAAAAAGTTAAAAGATAAGTTGCAGAGCGCTCTAAGCAACTCTCTCTCACTAACCTATTAAGCCCTCTAGAGTGGTCAGTCACATATAAGCCCACCCAATCTACAGCTCTATTGGTCTCTCtatatacatgcttggcctaaaAAGTGACGTCTCTATCTACCATAATCCGAATATTCCAAAGCAAAGGGTGGCACCCGACTACTCTTCTTCCTTTCAAAACCCTGCCAAGAAGACGTAAACCTCCATCCCACCGGGATAAGGTTCCTTGTCCTCAACATTTCAGAACTAATAAAGCCACCTACCTATCTTTATTACACTGTCATTGTTCAGCTAATAATCCTTTCAACACAGAGTATAGCATTCATCAAATCCAGCATCAGAACCTAGAAGAAGAGCCATTAGCACATACATCTGTAGGTCCTTTAGATGCCTGAATGATTTAAACAACGTCATTACCATATGACCCGTCATTAGGAGCTGGCCCTATCTTTTATTGTGAGAATGTAGGTAGTCCATTTACTTTAGACCATTCACCTAATAAATGCATAATAAAAAACaatcaagagaaagaaaaaaaaaacagggaaGAGTATGTGGTGAAGAGTGGACAGCTACATAACTGTCTCGGCTGGAACTGTTATTAGCCATTAATTGCTTCATTACAAGTGTTCAATATCCCACCATTTAAGCATCATGTTGTTGGTGCAATACAAGTGTGTAGCACCAGCTGTTAGCtagtattattttataaaaaacaaTAACTGCGAAATAACAGCACTGAATCATTTCATTGCTCAGCCAAATACAATAGTTTCTTTTGCAGATTAATTTCTATAAGATATAAAGGTTTAAAATTGGAAAAGTAATACATTATAGCAAATGAACATCAAAAATGTCAAACACAAGCATCGAGATTGTCATATGATGTCACCATTGGGCTTAACTTACATGCTATTATGTACTTTTCTTGTAGCTTTAACACCATCATCAAACTGCTTTTCCCTACAGCTTAAATTCTAATGAGTATCAGAGGGTCGCCGCAGCTCGTGCTCTAATATCTCATCTTTGCATTGAGATGAAAGCCACACAGCCAGGCAGACCTCTCATTGCCACAAACCTGTCTGCCACCACTATGATACCTGTAAATTGGAACCTGAATGATGAGAGATCAGATTTATGAAAGTCAAGTTGTGCGCTCTGATCTTATGGAATATTCAGCAACATGCAGTAATGGAGATTGCACTCCCCAAAGCATTGCAAGATTACCTAATTCAGCCATGGAAATTACGGAGACTAGAAATTGGTTCTAAGAGCACAATGCATCCCAAATCACTAGCATCATAATTTATGGAAACCAGCAAATCAAAATCCATGGTTGTGCATCACAAAATTCCAGATGCAAGACCACCTGCTATCTAACAATTCTAGTCTACACAACAATAAATCATTCTAGAGAGAATAGTAGCAGCAATGGCAGCTGGAATCTTGTGCCACAGAGACTAGCAACATAATGTAGCAAACTCCTCCACCAGAAAGCAGCACCAACCAACCTATAAAGGGCTTCACATGCAGGCACCTAGAGAATAGAAGTCGCATCCTATGTCATTATCCATGAATGCAATGTCATCCCTCTCCTGCAGGGCACAAGGTAATGCAGTTAGATGCCTGAGAAACATCACAGCTGCAAATTTTGCAGTACAAAAGTGAACCAAGAAAAATCGAAACATGCAAAGGTAGAAAggtgaaaaaaaaacaactcttaaaatagaagaaagaaTATACCTAACCAGATTCTCTTAGAAATAAGCTTTTAAAGATAAATCCAACCCACCATCATccaaatcatcaaaataaatagGAAGAATAAATTGAATTTATATTGTCAGTACTCGGTTTAATTGGTACCTTATGCCAGAATTTAGTTTTGACGTGAAATGAATGCACTCTCACAAGAGAGAATGTCTTTTAGAATGTGGCACTTGATGCTATACTAGCAAAAAATTATGGAAGAGCTCCTCTACCAACATAATCGACCCTGAAGTTTCATATCTTTACAGTGAAAAGGCAACTTATCCTACGGAAAGAAAAGCTCATGTGTATATTAGAATTTGGAGCAGAAAATATATTTCTTCAAATCAACAGTAAAGATGGGAAAGATTGGATGAGCCAACAATGTGCAGGAAAGTAACAGCCACAAATAAAACTGACAAAACTACCTCAACCATATTTCCGCTATCATATCCTAACTTTAATCCAAGAGATACGATCTTGTAACCTGCCAGGTTTAATAACATTCCAAATAAAGCATTTGCACGTTTTACAGAAGTCTCCTCCTAACCACAATGAATCTGTAAACCTCGAATATCATAGCAGTGTTAGATACTCCGAGATTATTTTGAATATTCCATTTTAAAGTTGCATATATTGATAAGAACAACCAAGCCAATGACCCTTGTATGAGGTCTTAATTCATAGTATGTTCATTTGAAAAAACTTTCTAAGAGATATGCTGTTCAGGTATCATAAAAAACTCATCCGCATATACACTACTTCTTTGACTTCATGAATTGCTGAAGGGCCACAACGAAGTAATACTCCAGTAGTAGCGCATGCAATGCAACCTTCTCTGCAGCAAGAAGAGAAGCATAATTTGCAGTCCACTTGTTCAACTTATGTGATGAAATAAATAAGAGGTTGTGGTGCAGCATAAGTATCATGGCTCCAATCAGAAGTCAGCACTCATAGGAGGGCCATGATAACCCTCTATATGCATGTTGATCTGCAAGTAAGTGGTTATTGGTTCACTTCCTAATGAGAAACTTGCATTAACTTCAACAATTGCTCCTCAGGTTGCACAGTGCATAGCCTCAAATAGTTGGCCTCAGACCAtcgcaaataataaaatatggaGGTTTTGTACACAAGTATTCCGATCACACTGTTAATTTGGATCCCCATGATGCAATGAAGTCTTACATTCATAACTAATAACCAATAGAGCTTCAACAAAATCTGACAACCAAGCTGGTGCTCATTAAccaaaaagttgtttgcttGAATTACAACTCCTTGGGTTGTTCAAATTTGTCCCAAGGGCATCCATATCTACTGATTTGTCGGAGCTTGGGTTTGTGATCCCCACTGCTTTGCCATAGAGGAGCACGCCCCTTACAGTGGCAAAGCTGAATAATGCTGGCAGAGGGTTGTGATATGGATTtggaagatgaacagtgaaacCACGGAAAAAGATGGAGGCTGACAGCGATCTATTTTTTAGTTGAAGATTTGGATTCCATTTACTTTAATCTGCAGAGCAGCATCCCAGTTTTTGAATATATGAtggtttatattttatttgtagaAACATCAGATATGTTTTTCTTCCAAATAAAACCTTATGTTGAGAACTTTGCTCACCACAAGTAAGCATTTCAGCAAGAAACACACAACCAATAATTAGTGATATTAGACAAGACAAAAAGAGTAACATCTAGAGCAACATGTAAACAAATGAAAAAGGATCATACCGGTTTTATCATGGAATTGACTAGATCGTCAAAGCTGCAACCATTAGAATAAAATCCACCCTGTGATTTTGAAGTTTCCAAAATAGACTCCTCCTTGTGGGTCAACTGGATATTGGTGGTTGGATTATCAATCTTGCAATTCTGTGTCGGATCTGGAACAATAAAATTTGTTTGGCCAACCCCATGTAAGtccatttttttgttaaaatggCCATTGTTCAGTCTCTGACTCTCAGCAATAGGACCAATTATAAGATTACCTGATGACGGAGAATTTAAGTAAGAATTAAGTACAAGATTAGGTTCACGAATATGATCTTGATTTGGCTCCTCCAATTTCTGTTTAGAAACGCCTGCATTTCCGAAGTTCAAGAATTTTGAGTCTCCATCTAAAGCTGAAGGCATTATCATCATATTCGCACCAAAAGACCTGGCTTGGCACTGTACATCTCCTCCAGTCACAGGATCATGCGGAGGTGCTGCTACTACGTTGCTGCAAGAAACGTTCAGAGGATTGTTGACTATGTGCGAGCCTACTGGAACATTGGCTCCCATATTAGCTAAGTCATCATGATGAAAAGGGGCACTCGTAGACAAAGAGTTGGATGTATGCCCAGTTAATGGAACATCACCCTGCCAGGTCTCATTGCATCTACCAAGGTTAGGCACATGGGAAGAACCACCAACACTCACTTGGAAGGGGTCCGAGTTCACAGACATTCCTACAGAAGAGTGATTGCCTAACACCATTGACTGCATATGCTGCTGATGTGCTTGTGATAAGAAAGGATTGTTTGTTACACTGACAGAAATGTTGCTGGAGCTACCAGTAGACAGTCCAGCACCAGAGAAACCACCAGGCAAATGTATATCTGCGTCCTGCATCGTCTTGTGTTGTTGCAATTGGTCTAGCTCCAATGCCGTGGGCATCCCCTGGAGCAAATTCCCATGTTGGCTTCCTGGTAGATCAATGCGCTGAAGCTTACCAAGATCATTGATAGGATTGCTTGTGTTGCCATGGACGCGTCCAGGTTGAACTATTCTAGAGGCAGTAAACCCACGCAGTCCATATCCCGCTGGGTTTGTTCCACTAAGCCCTCCATTTGTTTGGAAAGATGAAAGGGCTGGTAGCTGACCAGAAGCAGACAATGTATGAAAACTTCCATATCCATCCAATGAACCCATAGGTAAATAGGAGTGGTCTCTACCCCCAAAAGCAGCAACCATTTTAGCTTGTTGGCTTGCCACAGCACTAAGTCTTTTAAGGTAAAGCCTATACTTCTGCAACCAGAACATTTGACGGTCAGCTTCAGAGCAAGAATATAGTCCTGTGATGAGAGATGAAACTGTATGAAGGAGGGACGGATAACTATATTTCCTAATTGGAGGGTAATGTTACTAAATGTGCTCCTTTGTTTAAAACCTCGGTCCTTCACTTCTGTAATCATTCAAGAGGACTTGACTAATTAGACAACTCGATACATCTACTAATGTTCAGGGCATCATCAAGTACAAAAGCCCCCATTTATCAGCGCACCAGTACATGAAAGACTTCCCATGGCAACTATTACAATGTTTTTTAAGAATGGTAGCAACGACTGCAGTGGACTTGTAGGCAGTGTTAACCCAATACCAACATAGCATGCCAATtcagaaaaaaagaggaggggaaAGGAAATCAACAAGCAAAAGAAATGGAGTACCTGTAGGTGGCTTGCAACATTTTCCCTTGTGAGCTTTTCAACATTCATAAGATCAAGTATCCTCTTAGGCACAGCCTCTGTAACAGAAAGATGAACAGAAACATAAGACTTAAGTGTGAATGTTTTCAGTAATACTCAGTCCAGTCCTAACATGAAatggcaataaaaaaaaaaactgttgtGGCAGGAAAATCTTACTGTCGATTCCCAACTGATTGACGGCAGCTACAAATTTACGGTGCAGATCAACAGACCAAACAACCCTCGGCTTTTTCTGAGCGGATGAATCTGCATTCTCATGCATGTTTTCCTGaccatcatcatcctcatcctcATTCTGGTCCTTCCTCTTTCTGTTAAGTTTCCCACCATGATCAGATGATTCACTAGGAATATGATCCTGCCCACCTTCAGAATTTGCATGCTGAGGTTTCTCAGAATCACCCACATTATCATAATTATTGTGATCTCTGTGGTCAAATTTCCTCCTCCTAACTACATGCTGCCATACATTCTTAAGTTCTTCGATCCGAACGGGTTTCAGTAGATAGTCGCAGGCACCATGTGTTATCCCCTTCATCACGGTTTTGGTCTCGCCATTCGCTGATAGCACTGTATTATTGATTTTCTTAGTTTAGCAACTGCATTTAGCATCAACTGAAAATTTCCAGATTCTATATAATTCATAAAAACTAGATCTCAATCTATCAAATAGGTAGTTTGGTGATGCGACAATGCACAATTAGAGTATTAAAAaacattttttaaaacaaaattcttTCTTATCGCTACTAAACACATTCCACCTATAAACCTACTTGTCACACAGACACAATACACACTCAtcattaaagataaagaaattTTGAGTCAAAGAAGATTAATAGTATCCTTATTATTAGAATGATTGGTAAAATGAGACAATATCCAAGACTTACTGATGACCGGGAGGTCCATTTCGAGGCCCACAAGCTCCAGCAACTTGAAACCATCCATGTCGGGCATATGGACGTCGCTGATGACCAGATCAAACCTGTCTCTGTTCTCCCTCAGCATCTTCAGAGCCGTGATCGCCTGATTAGTCGTCGTAACTAGAAGAACCAAACGAACTAATAATTAAGCAGATCCCAGTTAAACtgtaaaaaagagagaaagaaaaagaaagaaaagaaaagaaatccgaACTTGACCCAGACCAAAGAAAATTAAGACACCAAATATATATACAAATCAATAGTCAAAGGAAAACACCCCATCAATTAACACAATCAAGATATCAAATGCAAATCAAGCTCAAATCTTTTCATGTGGAAACCTACTAAACTGTACTAATTTGTCACTTGATGACTAAATCCGAAACCAGCATCGACAAAACTAAACGAAGAGAGAAGTAAAGAGGAAAAAGGAGTAAAAAAGATCCAACCTTGATACTGGCAGCGGCGCAGCAGAATCTCCAACAACTTGAGGCAGGTCGGATCATCGTCTACGGCCAGAACCCGCATGCCGACCGGAAACTGGTCCTTGGCCGCACCTTCTCTCCCCATGctccccttcctctcttctacCGTCACCTCCTCCAATTGTTTCCGCCCAAAAAAAAGcaaggaaacaaaagaaaaggatcacCTTGGAACTGAACACAGAGCTGCTTCAACTCTCAGAGCACTTTAAAAGTCCTTCACTCAACCTTCTGAACTCCCTTTAGGAACCTAGAAAGAGCTCCAAAGAGAACCCCATGGCAGACAGAAAAAGGAAGTGTGAAAGAAatcaaagggaagaagagagaagagtaGAAAGAGACCGTTGAGATCCCGAGTCCCTCCTCGATACCAGACCGAGAAACAGagcgaagagaaggaaagatgaaggctttgaaaggaaTCAAAGGGAACATGGGTTGGCAGAGGACATAGACGGAAAGGGTTGATAGAAAAGAATGTTTTATGGGAATTGGAAGGGAGTCAAATGGGGAAAGCAACAACAGAGATTGGTAGCGGTGGAGTTGAGACCTAATTTCTTTTTAGCtttatttcttgattttttcCCCTGCAATCAATTGAGAACCCAAGCAATAATTTCTAGAGCAGGAAAGCTGGAATCTAGGGAAGCTAGTTAGCCGAAGGaaattagaaaaacaaaaaagcatagcttttgtttatttaattaattttttgacaGCTTTTTCTAAAGATGTTATTGATGCAGTATGCCCCATGGGCCATATTTATTACATTTAAATACAAACGAGATGTTACAATTAATAACATATAGCAATTATACTATTTTATACCCATTTTTGTGAGAATAATTTTTGATAAATACCAGGAATCAGTAGCGCGTGGAATAATTTATGTCCGTGCGAGTCTTGTGTTGAATACTAGCTTGTATAAATATTTGTTTAGGATAATTTGATTAGATAATTAGATATCCAAATTATAGGATGACGAAAAACCTAGACACTTGATTCAATCTCTCGAAATGCACTTCCAGTTAATGAGTGCTTCATGATTGATGgggttttattttttatttttttcgatTCCACGAGGACTTGGTGGGATAAAAAATAAGGATAACTATACTTAAATCCATGAGTTTGATCTGTCACACGGCTTAGTATGGCGTTTCCTGCGGTCGCTATCATTCTTTGTACCAGCTTCGAGACTCCACAAATCCTGCCAAGGGTTGAGGTAGGTTCATGTCCTACCTACTAGTGCTTtgctgcttttgtttttctgtttctttttttttccccaaattGAAGCAGTGGTTTCTCCCGCTTTTGTGATGTGGGGCCATGTCACGGTCAACCATTAAATGCTGTTG
It encodes the following:
- the LOC103710408 gene encoding two-component response regulator ORR23-like isoform X2, whose translation is MGREGAAKDQFPVGMRVLAVDDDPTCLKLLEILLRRCQYQVTTTNQAITALKMLRENRDRFDLVISDVHMPDMDGFKLLELVGLEMDLPVIMLSANGETKTVMKGITHGACDYLLKPVRIEELKNVWQHVVRRRKFDHRDHNNYDNVGDSEKPQHANSEGGQDHIPSESSDHGGKLNRKRKDQNEDEDDDGQENMHENADSSAQKKPRVVWSVDLHRKFVAAVNQLGIDKAVPKRILDLMNVEKLTRENVASHLQKYRLYLKRLSAVASQQAKMVAAFGGRDHSYLPMGSLDGYGSFHTLSASGQLPALSSFQTNGGLSGTNPAGYGLRGFTASRIVQPGRVHGNTSNPINDLGKLQRIDLPGSQHGNLLQGMPTALELDQLQQHKTMQDADIHLPGGFSGAGLSTGSSSNISVSVTNNPFLSQAHQQHMQSMVLGNHSSVGMSVNSDPFQVSVGGSSHVPNLGRCNETWQGDVPLTGHTSNSLSTSAPFHHDDLANMGANVPVGSHIVNNPLNVSCSNVVAAPPHDPVTGGDVQCQARSFGANMMIMPSALDGDSKFLNFGNAGVSKQKLEEPNQDHIREPNLVLNSYLNSPSSDPTQNCKIDNPTTNIQLTHKEESILETSKSQGGFYSNGCSFDDLVNSMIKPERDDIAFMDNDIGCDFYSLGACM
- the LOC103710408 gene encoding two-component response regulator ORR23-like isoform X1, with translation MGREGAAKDQFPVGMRVLAVDDDPTCLKLLEILLRRCQYQVTTTNQAITALKMLRENRDRFDLVISDVHMPDMDGFKLLELVGLEMDLPVIMLSANGETKTVMKGITHGACDYLLKPVRIEELKNVWQHVVRRRKFDHRDHNNYDNVGDSEKPQHANSEGGQDHIPSESSDHGGKLNRKRKDQNEDEDDDGQENMHENADSSAQKKPRVVWSVDLHRKFVAAVNQLGIDKAVPKRILDLMNVEKLTRENVASHLQKYRLYLKRLSAVASQQAKMVAAFGGRDHSYLPMGSLDGYGSFHTLSASGQLPALSSFQTNGGLSGTNPAGYGLRGFTASRIVQPGRVHGNTSNPINDLGKLQRIDLPGSQHGNLLQGMPTALELDQLQQHKTMQDADIHLPGGFSGAGLSTGSSSNISVSVTNNPFLSQAHQQHMQSMVLGNHSSVGMSVNSDPFQVSVGGSSHVPNLGRCNETWQGDVPLTGHTSNSLSTSAPFHHDDLANMGANVPVGSHIVNNPLNVSCSNVVAAPPHDPVTGGDVQCQARSFGANMMIMPSALDGDSKFLNFGNAGVSKQKLEEPNQDHIREPNLVLNSYLNSPSSGNLIIGPIAESQRLNNGHFNKKMDLHGVGQTNFIVPDPTQNCKIDNPTTNIQLTHKEESILETSKSQGGFYSNGCSFDDLVNSMIKPERDDIAFMDNDIGCDFYSLGACM